Genomic window (Arctopsyche grandis isolate Sample6627 chromosome 5, ASM5162203v2, whole genome shotgun sequence):
ACAGTGAATATTGACAATAGCTCTTTAATCCGCGTGCAATTCGTATCGAAATTTTTCGGTTCCATTTTTTAGTTGCATATCGATTTTCCTTTACAATCTTttgttgttgatttttttattttaatcttaatttCTGCTCGTTTTTCTCTGACCTGTCCGTTTGGGTGTTCCGTACGATTGGTCACCGCGACCCGGTTGATTATCCAGGTGAGAAACGATCATTGCGGCGATACACAATTACGCGAATTATCACACGTTCTTGTATCATTGTCTCGTTTTGATTCGCAAACAATCCATGTTTATGTACATCGTTACCGACTAAACTTGCATACGCGGCCAGAATACGATTTTCCAGGTCGCGCGATTTTCCTATCTATTTTTCGATTATCCGAACCAGTGATGCACAAAAGTAGATATCCTGAAGATTTGCCCGAAATCTACAACTTCCTCTCCGAACATACGCGTATATATTGGCTTTGCACACTTTGATTATTCCTACGGTTACCGTCGTTAATACGTATTGTGTGAATCATCATCGTTGATTACGCAAacaattttttgccaatttcgatTATGGCGCGAGCTGGTTGTTGTGCACAAAAGCGCACACACACCCTTCAATAGCGAATCGTCGAAGGATTAAATCAACGTGTGCAATTCGAACCAAAAAGGCTTTGAACTCATGATTCATGCTACCTTAGTGGGAGGATGCAAAGTACGTGCATTGATCGACGAACATACGGCATTATTACAtttgcataaatatttatttgccaAATTCAATGGTAAACATCCGTTGTAATATTCTTCATACTCCATAATGTGTATGGATGTACCTCTTGagtagtacctacatacatactatatattgaTGAAACACTGTCGAacctttgatttatttataattaacgtTGTGAAATAACAACAGCATTCCCTTGCATCTTTTGACGGCGATGATGTTTCACGTGTCTTTCGAAACCTTGCCTTTTTACACCCGGCCCACGTGTATCACAGAAGGTGTGCAGAGAGATAGATGCTCAAGGAAATCGTATCCGTATGACTAATCGTTCTTTTGTCTGGCGATAATAGTGTGTaatgttgatgatgatgatgatgatgatgtagtaCCAATAACAAACACCTCGCTTGCACGCGACTTGCGAAAAGTTGCAAATGTCTTTTTAAATAACTCATATTGTTCTGTAGATTCGCGTGAAATTCTTTCTCATTTCTCTTCGcatgttcatatgtacgtacatatgcgtGGATGTGGATATCTCATACCAGTGTACCAGGCCTAATACTGATGACGATTATATGTTCGATTGCATTCAACTGTgtatttcaatcgaatatgtacacacgcctttacatatcgctccaaagcgacgagtatactgatacagatacaatacaagcatttttacaatgcaaattcatacaaacatcatccatagtgacatctatggagacatttttgcagcattttattatacaaattggcgaATCTCAAGACACTGGATAACTTGAAATTTGCAAGACAGATTGGTAAAGAGACGCTAATTTaaaggaaacgtttcaatgaaaatcagaaaaattggcaaactctgaaagggaacgatcaacctggagtcacaaaccaaggtctggccaacagctactagtgggaatcgaaccgtgaccccTCCGCTCGAAAGCCTAATGTGTTAACCACTAGCCCACTCTGCcggttaaaattattcaattaaagcATACTGGGCTTAAAAAGAGTATATGTATTCGGTTACAAATCCATATAATTGCTTGCTTAGGTGTCATTTGGACGGCCTTGTTCAGACGCAAGTCTCTATAAATTTTCCAGTTCTATTGCATTATGCTTGCTAAAAATTTCTTTCTATATTGTGCTGTATTTGTCATAAACAATGGTGACAATATGAAACGATTAGCATAATAACAATAAGTCGTACGTTTCATAATGATTTCCATTCGCTATTGTACTTTTTCCCTTCATGATTCAGTTCGTATCGGTTTTTGTTGAATTTATTCGTGTTTTTTTAGGCATAGTGATTTTTCCGACAATACGTAGCTCTTGCTGTAATGACATAGTAGTTGGATGACTTACTGTACAAAGTTTGTATCCACACTGACATTTGCCCCCTAACTTTCGCTCGTAATGACGCATGGTGAATTCTGAATTCGGACGTTTCTATAGATAAATACCTCTATCTATAGATAAATACCTCTGGACCAATCTCCGCTTGACTTACATTGACTTCAAAAGACCTTTGCCtttcttttcaatttattcaaaacGTACTAAATACCAGTCAAACTTTCCGATCATCCCATCAAGGCCGCCGAAAAAGAACACCAAAATAGTTtcgacatatttatttatttatccattatatgtatattaaacccGACCATAGGTGCCACTACAGGCTGCCCAAGGTGACAcctatgataatttttttgtacataagtaccaaataccatcattaGACGTAatgattatatacaaaatatgtatttaaaacactATGCAACAACCCCTGCCACATTACTATTCCACTGCGGAAGCCTCTAGATGTTGATGTTCCTCTTCCCTGTTGATGTTCCTGTTGATTGCAGTACGCCTCAATATTGCTGCTGCTGCACTCAATTTATTCAGGAAGGTCCCGACAtgacatcgtcatcgtcatcgcccaGTCTTGCAAATATCCCAAAAATGGCAGCCAAACTGCACTCTGCAGCCCTTCTTCCTAAAAAACGTTGAGATTATTAATCCGAATTAACAATTGCGGTACACTtaagattttattcaatttgttgagattgaataaaattttattcaaaccaTTCACTATCAATGatttttaatacgatactattaaattatttaaaagtgaaaatccttcaaattaacttttatacgaaaaaacataTGATACTGCTTAATCGTTTGTCCAAGTGAATTTTCctatatattgaataaattgatGAATACTTTTTTCAAGAAGAAATAATCCATCCCTgttattaatttgaattgtaataatagccagcagtatggctcagtggttgcgtttatgtttagcaccaagaatattattgggttcgatcccgggcttatatttaatactgctggttagacttggatatcgatcgtttcttatcagaattgccaattttatctgatcattgttgaaacggttcctcacaattggcaaaaatatcatcctacctgctgacAAAAATCTTCTGTTCTAAAAATTTATGTTcaagtctaaatctatagaagactcaatggattaattaattaattaattgttaatttcgtgttcttcagcttctcaaaatacagtgattaaggtaataaaaatgctgcattgtttgtaattaattgtctaggaaggcgcattggggtcttcctgtcaagccttcctggtatatatctatgtaagatATAATATGTGTCATTGCGACGGATTGTTTCCAATCCaatttctaaaatttaaaataatatatgagtagtattttttgattaatattttacattcatCACGTGTCGTTCGCAACGCGCACATGTATCACCGTGACGTAAACATATAACTATTTTAATTAagtccaaatatacatatgtacattggttggataacgtttgatCTCAATCTCTCGGTTTCGTttcttatttttctcgcatattATGTTTTCTAGCAAGCAAACGACGTGCTCGCGGTGTTTAATTGACGAAATCGTTAATTTAAATGAAGATTTCGCGCGAAAGTCCATTACGAAACGTGAAAATTTTGACACGTGTATGGAATCGCAGGGCTTTTTAGTCGAGATTATTAATCGAGGGCGTTGAGTTTttatacgtacaaacatatcTGCTTTTGTGTTGTAAGTCTCGTTATCCACATGTTGTCGTTTTGTTTTGTTGCAGCAATGACTGCCATTGTCTAAATTAAATTACttccatttttgtttttataataaacaataatgtCTCGTAATGTGTATGGCGGCTAGAAAGCCGTAAGACGATTATTATTGTTCCTCTACTTGCAATACGCGCTCTTTGCGGTTTCGCGTTAATTTTATCGTGTGTGCAAATATCATTTGCGAGTTTCTCCTCTCGAAAGGTCCGTATTTTCGCTCCAATCTTGATTGATCGTTTTCATGccttttttcaacattttttttcatacgcgTCCATTTTCCGGAGTGTGTCTAAAATTAGTCGAAAAACGTTGTGATATTGATCGATATGtgttattattgaaattgatttaGATAAATTGTcttcatcatcattattatctGTCTAATATTTGAAAACATTCTCGAGTCtgaatgtgcaaaaaaaaattacaaatcacCGTGTCATGTTTCTTGAAGCgccccaatttttttttcattctcatCTCGCTTTTCAATTTCTTAGATAACATCAAATATTacagtttatttatattaaatttcaagacAGCGCGTCGACTTGAATCAAAAACCTGAACTCTCCGAAAATTTCACCTCATTTATCacacaaaataataatcaatattttgCTATTCATAATTTATGGGCTTTGAATGCCaaaatattgcatatatgtaatctaataatgattttatatgCATTTGAAATGTTGTATGCTCGGAATGGCTAAGTGAAgcgaaaaatattgatgaaaggTATGACTAAAGTCGCTAACATTTTGGAGCGAATAAAATTATAGCAATGGGCAGGTCATTTAGctaaaaaaaatggataaaaaaacagacaaaaaaaatatatttaatgttttgcgaaatatttcttgaaatgaagaaatgtGGACTTAtgcaactttcaaatatatcgacTCATATATTGAAAAGGGTATAAAAATAGTCACAAAAGAAATAGGTAGACTATGTGAGGAATATGTAGATGAGTTTTATTCAGAACAAAGATTAAAGACCTTCGTCTAGTAATAGTTTGCaaccaattaattacaaatgatGATGTTGAATATGACTCGCATTCCTCCCTATATCCAGGGCCGcagagaggaatcccgggcttTGGGAAAAATTTATTCAGGACACTAtgacaaaataaatatagatcttatagatatatttttaatatgtgataaatctatcagaactattagaaaaatgctTATGTGTTGGttgctaattttataataattgaataaggtatgatataacaggtaaaaTTTCTGACATGgggaaattaaattcaaatgtaaATTCAAGTAGTCCGGATCTTGGAACTTTACCCCATATCCCCCCCTATCTCATCGGCTCTacgtattttgttttatttttattttaaaaaatcattacaaCAGAAAATTGAAAGGTAGCCTAAAAGCGTCACTGTGGttgtaatacaaatataagtattcataaaataagaataacaaaaaaaattaagtaagttagaaatatgtatagtgaaaaacaaataaataataaagaactATATCGTACTATGTAGGATGTGTTCGACCAACTCAACATACTGGCATTGAAGAGATCCAgagaatgtgccagtaagttgagTGAAGTTGACTCCCTCTCGAGAGTCGAACAACTCTCGAGAGGgaggagttcatgagcacgtttgttttAGCCCCAATTGGCAACAATATATCATACTTTCGCAAAACCCTATGATTTTCCGGTACCAAAAATTTAAGCTTCTCTAGGATAGCgtgattgtgaatctctcctcttaataattttacgaaatgtatttttatctaCGTATATACGACTGTTTTAGGTTATTGTGTATtacttattatttgttttttatttaaaatgatttttcttttattgttacaGGCCACGGGAGACAGCTCGAGCGGAGGTGGATCGGGCTCTGGTATGGAGTGCTTGCAGTTGCGCTCCCCATCAGCGCCCTTCCACTATCACATTAGTGACCAAGCTAAGTCCCTCGTAGCACTACAGGTACGTCTCTAATGCAcattcacaaaacaaaattgagaATTGTTTTCGCTTACTAGTCAATATTCAAATTTCAGGAGCTTCAGAATGAGGTGGGCGCCCTGCTGGAGTTCCGCGACTTGGTCATCGAGACCTTCCCCAACCTTCGCTCCAAGCTGGCGTCAGGGGGAGTGGTCGGGAGTGGCAGCGGGGGTGGTACTCGTCGAGATTGGGAACCAGGGGTTCGTGTACGTCGGAAACTGCCAACGCGAGACCCAGACTCCCTCCCCCGCAGCCGGAGCGACTCCCACAGCAAGCCGCCTACGAAAGGAGACGGTGCCCATTCCGTCGTCCAGGACTCTGGCTTCAGCACCGAGACCTCCTCGAGCAAGGAGGCTCACTCGGCTCAAGCAGCACCACAACCCAGAGCACCTGCCTACGAACCAGACCTCTGGCAGTTGCTCGACGTGATCCAAGTACGCGGTGCTCGTCTCCGAGACGACGCCGATACCCTTCGTGCAGCCCTCAACGACCGGCGTTCGCACAGTCTAAACGCCCTCTGTTCCCAAGAGCGAGATCCTTCCGAGGAGTTCCGCAGGACTCTGGCCGCTGGATCGGTCGAGGATATAGACGCTCTCCGTCGCGAGCGAGACCTCCTGCTAGACAGGCTCGCCGAGCTCGAGGCGGAGACCCTCGCTGGCAGGGTGGAGGCTGAAGGACTTAGGAACGAAGGAAACTTACGACTTGCCTTAGATCGAAGTCGAGACTACGAAGAACATCGAACCCGACCGTCGGCCCCGGGTCCTATGCGTACTCCGATCCGAAGTTCTGTGTTCGCACCTGTTACCCCAGTGAAGTCAGTGAACAATATATCATCTAGCAGTCCGCTAGAAACGAGCAGTCCGATCGGTAGTGATAGTGAAGGTGAAGGTGACGTGTCCAGTGCCTTCGAAACGGAGCTAGGAAAATTAGACAATGTAATGAATACACCAGTGAGACACTTAAAAGTTAAAACTCCAGACACTAGGAAATTTGCAGCCATACTTCGAGAAAATAATCCCATAGAATTACAGAGGCATCTTCTTAAGTTTACAGTTCTAAATCAGGTATGCACTAgtcaaatcattttatttttcggtCACCCTCTTTAACTCTTatgaaaatgcatttattttagTTATAAATATCTTCCTACTGGAATTGCTCTCCCCGGGTCATTTTGGTCGGGCGCGTCAACCGAATGATTTTAATGACCGCTCGactaaaatttaattgtatatattcCGATACATGCATATCGGTATTTCCAATTGTACAAATGcagattatttgaaatttgatataaGAGGTGGCAAAGGAGGAAAAACACCCACTCTCCACTCTCAATACGTTCTTATTCCCTGCATAAAATTTTTCTACATtttaatattctaaatattttgaCTACCTATCTTCTGAAAAGAAAACTGTATGGTTTTCAACtgggaagtgaaaaaaaaagaagacattttaaagaaatatttaattttatttaaaaaaaatcacaattaagcCTCGACACGTGAGTACTAATAGTTCAAAAATTAGCATAAGATTATTTAGAACAGTGGTCGAACCTCACGGGCCACTAAATTCATAAGCTTAAATCCTGTGGACCA
Coding sequences:
- the jvl gene encoding javelin-like isoform X1, with protein sequence MSHSYYTSTNAAFQYTATGDSSSGGGSGSGMECLQLRSPSAPFHYHISDQAKSLVALQELQNEVGALLEFRDLVIETFPNLRSKLASGGVVGSGSGGGTRRDWEPGVRVRRKLPTRDPDSLPRSRSDSHSKPPTKGDGAHSVVQDSGFSTETSSSKEAHSAQAAPQPRAPAYEPDLWQLLDVIQVRGARLRDDADTLRAALNDRRSHSLNALCSQERDPSEEFRRTLAAGSVEDIDALRRERDLLLDRLAELEAETLAGRVEAEGLRNEGNLRLALDRSRDYEEHRTRPSAPGPMRTPIRSSVFAPVTPVKSVNNISSSSPLETSSPIGSDSEGEGDVSSAFETELGKLDNVMNTPVRHLKVKTPDTRKFAAILRENNPIELQRHLLKFTVLNQILQDKLEKVGNTKGSLVERLHRTREENDDLRFQLEEKTIELEGSRAHVRLLENSGQRLSSSAPRSMRALQPLPLHLQLDEDVETEAEVEPETSPVTEIPRRKPSKIPLPPSKQPTSGLVPKPPTGRSKDNPSYRSRSGDSLGRPGSSQSWRNKSDINSLSGSKSANSISSTKCPNGGRNTSFVTIKSSAKESINRYRDSKHSRDSLTGKVRNNDSLSRIRDSNLSHSNSVLSSSKKDLSGSMTSSSSKKSSVPVRRASSSSSMRTGDPSPKVRPSKNTLWSQFLKLLDNGPS
- the jvl gene encoding javelin-like isoform X2 translates to MECLQLRSPSAPFHYHISDQAKSLVALQELQNEVGALLEFRDLVIETFPNLRSKLASGGVVGSGSGGGTRRDWEPGVRVRRKLPTRDPDSLPRSRSDSHSKPPTKGDGAHSVVQDSGFSTETSSSKEAHSAQAAPQPRAPAYEPDLWQLLDVIQVRGARLRDDADTLRAALNDRRSHSLNALCSQERDPSEEFRRTLAAGSVEDIDALRRERDLLLDRLAELEAETLAGRVEAEGLRNEGNLRLALDRSRDYEEHRTRPSAPGPMRTPIRSSVFAPVTPVKSVNNISSSSPLETSSPIGSDSEGEGDVSSAFETELGKLDNVMNTPVRHLKVKTPDTRKFAAILRENNPIELQRHLLKFTVLNQILQDKLEKVGNTKGSLVERLHRTREENDDLRFQLEEKTIELEGSRAHVRLLENSGQRLSSSAPRSMRALQPLPLHLQLDEDVETEAEVEPETSPVTEIPRRKPSKIPLPPSKQPTSGLVPKPPTGRSKDNPSYRSRSGDSLGRPGSSQSWRNKSDINSLSGSKSANSISSTKCPNGGRNTSFVTIKSSAKESINRYRDSKHSRDSLTGKVRNNDSLSRIRDSNLSHSNSVLSSSKKDLSGSMTSSSSKKSSVPVRRASSSSSMRTGDPSPKVRPSKNTLWSQFLKLLDNGPS